One Ranitomeya imitator isolate aRanImi1 chromosome 1, aRanImi1.pri, whole genome shotgun sequence DNA window includes the following coding sequences:
- the RFX5 gene encoding DNA-binding protein RFX5, with translation MAEDVLYENLSKKRGLTAGDAPEETEPSNLLQKLRDRISKSVQNKVDSILGDVQKLTDYDKLYLYLQLPPGPSGPEKSLDVSSVTTAEHMHACTWIRNHLEEHTDTCLPKQDVYDAYKRYCDNLCGRPLSVANFGKIIREIFPNIKARRLGGRGQSKYCYSGLRRKSMVSMPPLPSLDLKMTESSELTDLVQSYNNDVINASCALICNWAEKILKRSFNNVVEVAQFLIQQHIINPRSANAELVLSMVLSENSQSSGQKVQKPLPEAAGSKRPGSPDSGAEATTKNKKTTIAHPGSPSQVKKRPTEPQKPANSPQVDALVARLPVLLPRLPTEEKYLSSSPPVRFNPPVLAPNIIPGQLKVSPLPFTHGMPLKVTGMNGTGLVSQPVTPPVISMILPDMSNLESHTLSKTNQNGSKDFAGSMADSKVSRRMAASTEEGQSKRKRGRPRKMDASQGVPVKSPSQASMAPKKVITDSNTSGQRRNSDRGSFNPSVLPRPLAQDRTTITGTDNQLTVSHRMVDILDAAVGDDTKIVPETVPNQVSVIQDGRQSLSQWTARPGDSLKLEQDETSSVGLAK, from the exons ATGGCCGAGGACGTGCTGTATGAAAACCTCTCGAAGAAAAGAGGACTGACTGCTGGAGACGCCCCGGAGGAGACTGAGCCCAGCAATCTCCTGCAGAAACTGCGCGACCGCATCTC GAAATCGGTTCAGAATAAAGTGGACAGTATCCTG GGAGACGTTCAGAAGCTGACGGATTATGACAAGCTCTATCTGTACCTGCAGCTGCCGCCGGGACCCAGCGGCCCAGAGAAAAG CCTTGACGTGAGCTCTGTGACCACAGCAGAACATATGCATGCTTGCACATGGATCCGCAACCACCTGGAGGAGCACACGGACACCTGCCTGCCCAAGCAGGACGTGTATGATGCCTACAA ACGCTACTGTGACAACCTGTGCGGGAGACCACTCAGCGTGGCCAACTTTGGGAAGATCATTCGAGAGATATTCCCTAATATCAAGGCCAGGAGGCTGGGAGGAAGAGGACAGTCCAA GTATTGCTACAGCGGTCTGCGGAGGAAGAGCATGGTCAGCATGCCACCCTTACCCAGCTTGGACCTGAAGATGACAGAAAGT TCAGAGCTGACCGACCTGGTCCAGTCCTACAACAATGATGTGATTAACGCCTCCTGCGCCCTGATCTGTAACTGGGCCGAGAAGATCTTGAAGAGATCCTTCAACAATGTGGTGGAGGTTGCCCAGTTTCTAATTCAGCAGCACATCATTAACCCCCGCAGCGCCAACGCCGAGCTTGTCCTCTCCATGGTTCTTTCAG AAAATTCCCAGAGCagcgggcagaaagtccagaaaccGCTACCAGAGGCTGCAGGAAGTAAGAGGCCGGGGTCTCCTGACAGCGGAGCAGAAGCCACCACTAAG AACAAGAAAACCACAATAGCCCATCCTGGGAGTCCGTCACAGGTGAAGAAACGGCCGACAGAACCTCAGAAGCCGGCCAACAGCCCACAAGTTGATGCCTTGGTGGCCCGTCTCCCTGTCCTCTTACCTCGACTTCCAACAGAAGAGAAGTATTTAAGCTCCAGCCCCCCTGTCCGATTTAACCCACCAGTCCTGGCACCTAATATTATTCCTGGACAATTAAAAGTGTCCCCTCTGCCCTTTACCCACGGGATGCCCCTAAAAGTGACTGGAATGAATGGGACTGGCCTGGTATCGCAGCCGGTGACCCCGCCGGTCATCAGCATGATATTACCCGATATGAGTAATCTGGAATCTCACACTCTCAGCAAAACTAACCAGAATGGCAGCAAAGACTTTGCGGGCAGCATGGCCGACAGTAAAGTATCCAGGCGCATGGCTGCATCTACAGAAGAAGGACAGTCCAAGAGAAAACGGGGCCGTCCAAGAAAGATGGACGCCTCACAGGGTGTTCCTGTCAAATCACCTTCACAAGCAAGTATGGCTCCAAAGAAGGTCATCACAGACAGCAACACCTCTGGGCAAAGGAGGAACAGTGACAGGGGGTCCTTCAACCCTTCAGTGTTACCCAGACCACTAGCACAAGACAGAACCACCATTACTGGAACTGACAACCAGCTGACAGTATCTCACAGAATGGTAGACATATTGGATGCTGCAGTTGGAGATGACACAAAGATAGTACCCGAGACTGTGCCTAACCAGGTCAGTGTCATCCAGGACGGCCGGCAGAGCCTGTCTCAGTGGACGGCACGGCCGGGGGACAGCCTAAAGCTGGAGCAAGATGAGACTTCCAGTGTAGGACTGGCCAAATGA